In a genomic window of Alphaproteobacteria bacterium:
- a CDS encoding response regulator, with product MTSSLELNGNLSERPHILVVDDDSRICQLVSRYLMAQSFIVITAGDAQQAREAMKRFVFDALIVDVMMPGQTGLEFTRDLRKSSRIPVILLTALGEVEDRIAGLETGADDYLPKPFEPRELVLRLNAVLRRAPARAQKSAQYQIGAWSFRPERSELEGEQGNQRLTTVEATLLKVLCENAAQPLSRHDLALRCGMDSAGERTIDVQVTRLRRKIEADTRNPRHLLTIRGKGYMLHADKKD from the coding sequence ATGACGTCATCGCTGGAACTCAATGGAAACTTGTCCGAACGCCCTCACATTCTGGTGGTGGATGATGACTCCCGCATCTGCCAGCTCGTTTCCCGCTACCTGATGGCCCAGAGTTTTATTGTAATTACGGCGGGTGACGCACAGCAGGCCCGTGAAGCCATGAAAAGATTTGTTTTTGACGCCCTGATCGTCGATGTCATGATGCCGGGGCAAACGGGCCTGGAGTTCACCCGCGATCTCCGCAAGTCCAGCCGGATTCCCGTCATACTGCTAACAGCGCTGGGAGAGGTGGAAGACCGGATTGCCGGGCTGGAAACCGGGGCAGACGACTACCTGCCCAAACCCTTCGAGCCGAGGGAGTTGGTCCTGCGGCTCAACGCCGTGCTGAGAAGAGCGCCCGCCCGAGCTCAAAAATCGGCTCAATATCAGATCGGGGCATGGTCATTCAGGCCCGAGCGCAGCGAGCTGGAGGGAGAGCAGGGGAATCAGCGTCTGACGACGGTCGAGGCAACTTTGCTGAAAGTATTATGTGAAAATGCCGCACAGCCTTTGAGCCGTCACGACCTCGCTCTGCGCTGCGGCATGGACTCCGCAGGAGAGCGCACCATCGACGTGCAGGTCACCCGTCTGCGCCGGAAAATAGAAGCGGATACCCGCAACCCCCGTCACTTGCTGACCATCAGGGGGAAGGGCTATATGCTTCATGCGGACAAAAAAGATTAG